In Cicer arietinum cultivar CDC Frontier isolate Library 1 chromosome 7, Cicar.CDCFrontier_v2.0, whole genome shotgun sequence, a single window of DNA contains:
- the LOC101503656 gene encoding uncharacterized protein yields MENRTRLRVQNKKPIKRSGRKPLVKKFFDYLKSDTFMYAPLVSPQPSVLPSPNAFKVVELKRPIKEKHWFGEYLKSHGYMYDPLLELPFSPQEPLEDCVTIRKDVSTGKSTMNVNNKETNHLGNVNRRSESHVPQTHLSDHRTPGHKETMKHTVYQSCRSTSTSRNVTLKSPLRAHT; encoded by the exons ATGGAAAACAGAACGCGCCTTAGAGTTCAAAATAAGAAACCAATTAAGCGCAGCGGAAGAAAACCGTTGGTGAAAAAGTTTTTTGATTATCTCAAATCTGATACTTTTATGTACGCTCCTCTTGTCTCTCCTCAACCCTCTGTTTTACCCTCACCCAACGCCTTCAAAG TGGTGGAACTGAAAAGACCTATAAAAGAGAAGCATTGGTTTGGGGAGTATCTCAAATCTCATGGGTATATGTATGATCCGTTGCTTGAGCTTCCATTTTCACCTCAag AACCTTTGGAGGACTGTGTAACAATAAGGAAGGATGTTTCAACTGGAAAGTCAACTATGAATGTCAACAACAAAGAAACTAATCATTTAGGAAATGTGAACCGAAGGTCTGAAAGCCATGTTCCTCAAACGCATCTCTCAGATCACCGTACTCCGGGACACAAGGAAACTATGAAGCATACCGTATACCAAAGTTGTCGCTCAACTTCAACTTCAA GAAATGTGACCCTCAAGTCACCGCTGAGAGCTCATACTTGA